The proteins below come from a single Gimesia alba genomic window:
- a CDS encoding IS3 family transposase (programmed frameshift): MPRKRFTVEQIIQNLREAEVELAHGKTIGLVCKQLGITDQTYYRWRKEYGGIRTDQAKRLKDLEKENARLKRLLADAELDKAILKEAAFGKLLSPVKRRQAVSYVRNTLGPDIVSERRACRVLGQPRSTQRREPYIPDDEPRLVKRMIELATQYGRYGYRTVWGILCLEGWKVNHKRIERLWRREGLKVPKKQPKRRRLWLNDGSCVRLRPRYKDHVWSYDFVQDRTSDGRSFRMLVIMDEYSRECLSIDVARRLNSEDVLERLSDLFILRGTPAYIRSDNGAEFTAKKVREWLKRVDVKTLFIKPGSPWENGYVESFNGTLRDQLLNGEMFDTLLEAKVLIERWRKEYNTIRPHSSLGYQPPAPETIAPYLPASATLQLANTDTDNNLKL, from the exons ATGCCGAGAAAACGATTTACTGTTGAGCAGATTATTCAGAACCTTCGTGAAGCGGAAGTCGAACTGGCTCATGGTAAGACGATTGGCCTGGTCTGCAAACAACTGGGAATCACCGATCAGACTTACTACCGCTGGCGTAAGGAATACGGTGGAATCCGTACCGACCAGGCCAAACGACTCAAAGACCTGGAAAAGGAAAATGCACGCTTAAAGCGGCTGCTGGCAGATGCGGAACTGGATAAGGCAATCTTGAAAGAAGCCGCTT TCGGGAAACTTTTGAGCCCGGTCAAGAGACGTCAGGCTGTTAGTTATGTTCGTAATACCCTGGGGCCTGATATCGTTTCAGAACGCCGGGCCTGCCGCGTGTTGGGGCAACCTCGTTCTACTCAGAGAAGGGAGCCTTATATACCTGATGACGAACCTCGACTGGTAAAACGAATGATTGAACTGGCAACACAGTATGGCCGTTATGGTTATCGGACAGTCTGGGGGATACTTTGTCTGGAAGGGTGGAAAGTGAATCACAAACGAATTGAACGACTCTGGAGACGTGAAGGACTGAAAGTGCCTAAGAAACAGCCAAAACGGAGGCGACTGTGGTTGAATGATGGTTCCTGTGTTCGACTGCGTCCTCGTTACAAAGACCATGTGTGGAGCTATGACTTCGTGCAGGACCGGACTTCTGATGGCCGGAGTTTTCGGATGCTGGTGATCATGGATGAATACAGTCGAGAATGTCTGTCGATTGATGTCGCTCGCAGACTCAACAGTGAAGACGTTTTGGAGCGACTTAGCGACCTGTTCATTCTGCGTGGAACCCCGGCTTACATTCGCAGTGACAACGGAGCCGAGTTCACGGCAAAGAAAGTGCGGGAGTGGCTAAAACGTGTCGATGTGAAGACTCTGTTTATTAAGCCGGGAAGTCCGTGGGAGAATGGATATGTGGAATCATTCAATGGAACCTTGCGGGACCAACTGCTGAATGGAGAAATGTTTGATACTTTGCTGGAGGCGAAGGTGTTGATCGAACGATGGAGAAAAGAATACAATACGATCAGGCCGCATAGTTCGCTGGGCTATCAGCCACCGGCCCCGGAAACAATTGCCCCGTATTTGCCAGCTTCCGCTACGCTCCAACTGGCAAATACGGACACTGATAACAACTTAAAATTGTAA
- a CDS encoding sigma-70 family RNA polymerase sigma factor → MAANETSKSHAMAMLVQQRDALFAYVLACVRSHADVDDILQNVSVAVIEAKEIPQDPGQFLAWTREIARRRVLEHFRTSKRLLPVDASTVEQLTEAASRIDSRQTSQSRRDALLHCIEKLPPESRQLLAARYDDSTENSTAVLSQRFGRSEQGVMSLLYRLRQVLRDCVERHLKLGET, encoded by the coding sequence ATGGCCGCAAACGAAACTTCAAAATCACATGCGATGGCGATGCTAGTGCAACAACGGGATGCCTTGTTTGCTTATGTCCTGGCGTGTGTCCGGAGCCACGCGGATGTGGATGATATTCTTCAGAATGTCTCTGTAGCAGTGATTGAAGCCAAAGAAATTCCTCAAGACCCTGGGCAGTTTCTAGCCTGGACCAGAGAGATTGCCCGGCGACGCGTTCTGGAGCATTTCAGAACCTCGAAGCGGCTGCTACCCGTTGATGCATCAACCGTAGAACAATTGACAGAAGCAGCAAGTCGCATCGATTCCCGGCAGACCAGCCAGTCGCGCCGGGATGCATTGCTTCACTGCATTGAAAAGTTACCTCCGGAAAGTCGGCAACTGCTGGCGGCCCGGTACGACGATTCAACAGAAAACAGCACAGCCGTCTTGTCGCAACGATTCGGACGTAGCGAACAAGGTGTGATGTCGTTGCTGTATCGCCTGAGACAAGTGTTACGGGACTGCGTTGAACGGCACCTCAAGTTGGGGGAGACCTGA
- a CDS encoding FecR family protein: protein MDPGQFNQMQGYLHNTLSSSEIHQFDARLRNEPEFADEFMRFAFEESVLRDWARAYHRSIELDEAVACEETRLFSAPDVQPRQNRSRFAFLLTAVIVCVFGMTWLWLSRSVAGPVATFEQVQGHVELTHTDGSSETVASGRAVESNQKIRLRGERATATLLYPDGSQLMLVGDSRLQLGGRNGKRVEIEEGFLGASVAEQSQNKSMQFITPTAQIDVLGTRFSMEATSDMTDVAVIEGCVKLTRIRDGQAVDLKSGMRSEVKQEPAELTVKELVSNSLKYDIDFENGLPADWGTGEAIREGVPPRGAVRAEAVKEPDGVVYGISTAKAWREGLFSVQDNTHLNFTYKLDKPDWFQVFISARALLPDKPPVATYRFKDERLWWPFQPGKWRTAKIPLSAFGRVSDWSETPLGVGELPFELLFTSKDNNLSLVIDRIWITNDGPGEFTVEEEN, encoded by the coding sequence ATGGACCCCGGACAGTTCAATCAAATGCAAGGCTATCTTCACAACACGCTCTCTTCATCCGAGATACATCAGTTTGATGCTCGACTTCGGAATGAACCAGAATTTGCCGATGAATTCATGCGATTTGCGTTTGAAGAGTCCGTTTTACGCGACTGGGCACGCGCGTACCATCGGTCGATTGAACTGGACGAAGCCGTCGCGTGTGAAGAAACCAGACTATTTTCAGCCCCTGATGTCCAGCCTCGACAGAACCGGAGTCGTTTTGCGTTCTTGCTAACGGCCGTCATCGTCTGCGTGTTTGGGATGACCTGGCTCTGGTTATCGAGGAGTGTTGCCGGTCCGGTAGCAACGTTCGAGCAGGTACAGGGACACGTTGAACTAACTCACACTGACGGATCATCGGAAACAGTCGCCAGCGGCCGTGCTGTAGAGTCCAATCAGAAAATCCGTCTGCGAGGCGAGCGCGCCACTGCAACGCTGCTCTACCCGGATGGCTCTCAGTTGATGCTGGTTGGCGACAGTCGCTTGCAGCTGGGAGGCCGAAACGGCAAACGCGTTGAGATTGAAGAAGGATTCCTGGGAGCAAGTGTGGCTGAGCAATCCCAGAACAAATCGATGCAGTTTATTACACCCACGGCTCAGATTGATGTACTTGGCACCAGATTTTCCATGGAAGCGACATCTGATATGACTGATGTCGCCGTAATTGAGGGATGTGTTAAGTTGACCCGGATCCGCGATGGGCAAGCGGTGGATCTCAAATCCGGCATGAGAAGTGAAGTGAAGCAAGAACCCGCCGAACTGACAGTGAAAGAACTGGTTTCTAATTCACTGAAGTACGATATCGACTTTGAAAATGGATTACCCGCTGATTGGGGCACCGGTGAGGCAATCCGCGAGGGAGTGCCGCCGCGCGGTGCTGTTCGGGCTGAAGCGGTCAAAGAGCCTGACGGAGTCGTTTATGGCATTTCAACTGCCAAGGCCTGGCGCGAAGGACTCTTTTCCGTTCAAGACAACACGCACCTGAATTTCACTTACAAACTCGACAAGCCGGATTGGTTTCAGGTTTTTATCAGTGCGCGAGCACTTCTTCCCGACAAGCCTCCGGTTGCCACCTACCGCTTTAAGGACGAACGTTTGTGGTGGCCGTTTCAACCCGGGAAATGGCGCACGGCTAAGATACCGCTTTCCGCCTTTGGACGGGTGTCTGACTGGAGCGAAACTCCCCTTGGCGTTGGCGAACTTCCATTCGAACTGCTGTTCACATCAAAGGATAACAACCTCAGTCTCGTAATCGATCGAATCTGGATCACCAATGACGGCCCGGGAGAGTTCACTGTCGAAGAGGAAAACTAA
- a CDS encoding DUF1592 domain-containing protein, whose translation MQRFERAFVSRIFLCTLFCSSLFGCESESQIERTVLASQATKNRTAEISHPKSNVRRLTRTEYRNTVRDLLHLKFEENDDPTQALPPDPVIDGFDKRAAALMLDGALLNEYLQAAIEIADRAIVTSDLTQPPVPTERLRFEFEDIPLHPYEVTTRPWAELKENGLVLMSGSAGSKRGLRRNQREPMIPISGRYTIRVRAAADRGVRDERALLRVWRPEVGQTLHETYVDAPLDAPQTYEITLPLNPEGADSLVVIFVNGTNFGQANLLHMEMNAAVEQALAAGNPRRAAQLRAQMRAEGVIATSRPNPATLSTAELPRLFLDWIEIEGPLYETWPPRSHQTVFFAGDAGTNDVAYARQIFRRLLPKAYRRPVNDAEIEEIIQVVTKELEEGEPFTEAVKTGLITMFCSPHFLLIADQLDQGSERLNDFELAERLSYFLWSSQPDNKLFELARTGTLREPRILLSQTRRMLDDVKVDALTTDFACQWLKVDEVDRFAPDVELYPVYARPENARLDDDLQAEMLGYFREMLRGNHSIAHFLDSDWTVLNERLARFYQIDGVSGNAFRKVALPSDSPRGGLLGMAGFHRWGSDGNRTKPVHRGVYLLDVLLNDRPPLPPLDVGEVEPNPPGENLSVRDRLAAHRQIPGCAECHQKIDAYGLALENFNAIGQWRDTQDGEIRNWAARGGAPPIDASGELPDGSKYKDFREFKQLLCEQEERFVQPLAEKLFAYALARRLESRDTRSIQAAVKHAEQHGRTLRALIEGIVQSEAFQSH comes from the coding sequence ATGCAACGATTCGAACGCGCATTCGTATCCCGGATTTTTCTTTGTACGTTGTTTTGCAGTTCACTCTTTGGCTGCGAATCCGAGTCACAAATAGAACGAACCGTTCTCGCTTCTCAGGCAACGAAAAACAGAACTGCTGAAATATCTCATCCCAAATCAAATGTCCGCCGCCTGACACGGACCGAGTATCGCAACACGGTCCGAGACCTGTTGCACCTGAAGTTCGAAGAAAATGATGATCCCACCCAAGCTCTGCCCCCTGATCCTGTCATTGACGGTTTCGACAAAAGGGCCGCGGCATTAATGCTGGACGGAGCGTTGTTGAATGAATATCTCCAGGCAGCGATTGAGATTGCAGACCGTGCTATCGTCACAAGCGATTTAACGCAGCCGCCTGTTCCCACTGAACGCCTTCGGTTTGAGTTTGAAGACATTCCCCTTCATCCGTACGAAGTCACCACACGACCGTGGGCCGAACTCAAAGAGAACGGCTTGGTACTGATGAGTGGCTCAGCCGGTTCAAAACGCGGACTGCGGCGCAACCAGCGGGAACCGATGATCCCGATCTCCGGCCGCTATACGATTCGCGTTCGAGCGGCTGCAGACCGTGGGGTGCGTGACGAACGTGCTTTACTCAGGGTCTGGCGCCCGGAAGTGGGTCAAACCTTGCATGAAACCTATGTGGATGCGCCCCTTGATGCACCGCAGACATATGAAATCACACTGCCGCTCAATCCGGAGGGGGCGGACTCACTGGTGGTGATCTTTGTGAACGGGACCAATTTCGGTCAGGCGAACCTGCTGCACATGGAAATGAATGCCGCAGTCGAACAGGCACTCGCCGCCGGTAATCCACGTCGGGCCGCGCAACTGCGCGCACAGATGCGTGCAGAAGGTGTCATCGCCACCAGCAGACCGAATCCGGCGACATTATCCACCGCCGAGCTGCCTCGTCTGTTTCTGGACTGGATTGAAATTGAAGGCCCTTTGTATGAAACATGGCCGCCACGAAGTCATCAAACCGTTTTCTTCGCGGGTGATGCCGGCACAAATGACGTTGCCTATGCGAGGCAGATCTTTCGACGATTACTTCCAAAAGCCTATCGTCGGCCTGTGAATGATGCTGAGATCGAAGAGATCATCCAAGTCGTCACGAAAGAATTAGAGGAGGGGGAACCATTTACGGAAGCAGTGAAAACGGGTCTGATAACAATGTTCTGTTCGCCCCACTTTCTATTGATAGCAGATCAACTTGATCAGGGCAGCGAACGATTAAACGATTTTGAACTGGCAGAACGCTTGTCGTATTTTCTGTGGAGCAGTCAGCCAGACAACAAACTGTTCGAGTTGGCCCGAACGGGAACGCTGCGCGAACCGCGTATTCTGCTCTCACAAACGAGGCGGATGCTCGATGATGTGAAGGTGGATGCTCTGACGACTGACTTTGCTTGCCAGTGGTTGAAAGTGGACGAGGTCGATCGTTTCGCTCCTGATGTGGAACTGTATCCGGTCTATGCGCGTCCCGAAAATGCGCGGCTGGATGACGATCTTCAAGCAGAAATGCTGGGATATTTTCGTGAGATGCTGCGTGGCAATCATTCCATCGCCCATTTTCTGGACAGCGACTGGACAGTACTCAACGAACGGCTGGCTCGGTTCTATCAGATTGATGGAGTATCTGGTAACGCGTTTCGCAAGGTGGCACTCCCCTCCGATTCACCCCGTGGCGGTTTACTGGGCATGGCCGGTTTTCATCGCTGGGGCAGTGACGGGAATCGGACCAAACCCGTGCATCGCGGGGTCTATCTGCTGGATGTGTTATTAAATGATCGGCCGCCGCTCCCGCCTCTCGATGTTGGTGAAGTCGAACCCAATCCACCGGGTGAGAATCTCTCGGTGCGTGACAGGCTGGCGGCGCACCGACAAATTCCCGGCTGTGCCGAATGCCATCAGAAAATCGACGCTTACGGACTGGCGCTGGAAAATTTTAACGCGATCGGTCAATGGAGAGATACACAGGACGGCGAAATCAGGAACTGGGCCGCTCGAGGAGGGGCACCGCCAATCGATGCATCAGGGGAGTTACCAGACGGGAGCAAATACAAGGACTTCCGGGAATTTAAGCAGCTGTTATGCGAGCAGGAAGAACGGTTTGTCCAGCCCCTGGCCGAAAAACTGTTCGCCTATGCTCTGGCGCGACGGCTGGAATCGCGCGATACGCGCAGCATTCAGGCAGCGGTAAAGCACGCTGAGCAACACGGCCGTACGTTGCGGGCATTGATCGAGGGAATTGTGCAGAGCGAGGCGTTTCAATCACATTGA
- a CDS encoding DUF1552 domain-containing protein, whose product MLNSERLTRRTFLRGTGTTLALPILEAMCPRTAGADDIVKSPPRLGFFYFGTGMNMRAFTPVDDGKHFTPSRVLQPLMKFRNDLTVLSGTYLRYGGSHTGDYTFLTGTKAHTAQGIRNTISADQLAAAHLGRETRFPSLQLSISRGTGLGGSMKTLSWNARGMPLPAESDPSVLFSRLFLNEAEGAREKQRTLRRQGSILDSLKDQAARLNRQISKSDRKRIDQYLTSVREVEQQLQRNILWSDRPKPTVDGTTRSKYRRPFDPEQTRDFHYETYSRLMYELIALAWQTDSTRVISYVVRQELRGGVYPEFGVSKGYHELSHHNNDPRSLDELARVDVLYMRQWAQFLEMLQSIKEPDGRTLLDRSLLGFSSGMGFNHSPDRLPTVLCGGRALGVAHQGHLRLPERTPLSNLWRTMLDRAGVPVNDAFQDSQGSIRELLA is encoded by the coding sequence ATGTTAAATTCGGAACGACTGACGCGGCGGACGTTTTTGCGTGGAACGGGAACAACCCTGGCATTGCCGATTCTTGAAGCGATGTGTCCCCGAACAGCGGGTGCAGACGACATTGTGAAGTCGCCTCCTCGGTTGGGTTTTTTCTATTTTGGAACAGGCATGAATATGCGCGCATTCACGCCTGTGGACGACGGGAAACATTTCACACCATCCCGTGTATTGCAACCGCTGATGAAATTTCGCAATGACTTGACGGTACTCTCCGGTACGTATTTACGCTATGGAGGCAGCCATACCGGCGATTATACCTTTCTGACGGGAACTAAAGCGCATACCGCGCAGGGAATCCGCAATACCATTTCGGCCGATCAACTGGCGGCGGCGCACCTTGGTCGTGAGACGCGTTTCCCCTCTTTGCAACTCTCAATCAGTCGCGGCACAGGATTGGGAGGGAGTATGAAAACGTTATCCTGGAACGCCCGGGGTATGCCACTGCCTGCGGAAAGTGATCCGAGCGTCCTCTTCTCACGCCTCTTTCTCAATGAAGCCGAGGGGGCCCGCGAGAAGCAACGTACATTGAGACGTCAGGGAAGCATTCTCGATTCGCTCAAAGATCAGGCAGCACGACTGAATCGCCAAATCAGCAAATCAGACCGGAAACGAATCGACCAGTATCTCACCTCCGTACGCGAAGTGGAACAGCAGTTGCAACGTAATATTCTCTGGTCAGATCGCCCCAAACCGACTGTTGACGGCACTACTCGGTCGAAATACCGTCGTCCCTTTGATCCGGAACAGACCCGTGATTTTCATTATGAAACGTATTCCCGGTTGATGTACGAGCTCATCGCACTCGCCTGGCAGACCGATTCCACACGTGTCATTTCGTATGTCGTCCGTCAGGAATTGCGTGGTGGAGTCTACCCGGAATTTGGCGTTTCCAAAGGGTATCACGAACTCTCTCATCATAATAACGATCCCCGCAGTCTTGACGAACTGGCGCGAGTCGACGTTCTGTATATGAGGCAGTGGGCTCAATTTCTGGAAATGCTCCAGTCGATCAAAGAGCCCGACGGTCGTACGCTCCTCGATCGGAGCCTGTTAGGTTTTTCGAGCGGGATGGGTTTCAATCATTCTCCTGACAGATTACCCACGGTGCTCTGTGGCGGACGGGCGCTGGGCGTTGCACATCAGGGGCATCTTAGACTCCCTGAACGAACGCCATTGTCAAATCTGTGGCGGACGATGCTGGACCGAGCCGGAGTGCCAGTGAATGATGCGTTCCAAGACAGCCAGGGAAGTATCAGGGAGTTGCTCGCATGA
- a CDS encoding formylglycine-generating enzyme family protein — translation MKKLIHRFRVLLVLFPIVGFPNQALSQELKTNSLKMELRSIPAGEFDMGFNHSGGFEELMTDFPRSITPRDIAGEERPIHRVRISKAFEMGAHEVTIGQFRQFCEATGYRTTGETSGAGSVGFAPVGVEQATQTGKQRTFSQRPEFTWRSPGFAQNESHPVVGVSWEDANAFCRWLSKKEGTTYRLPTEAEWEYVCRAGNSNWFSFGDAFRGRIQQHANVADFTLEHKHPGLVMRQWLVDPQKDPGDAFAFTAPVGSFQANAWGVYDLHGNVWEWCQDRYLAKLYQRRAVKTGTSIDPLNLESQDDLDDWRVIRGGAWSTGPLLCRAQARGFFGSSSAACYIGFRVVCELPPSKQQTGN, via the coding sequence ATGAAGAAGTTAATTCACAGATTTCGTGTTCTTCTCGTCCTTTTTCCCATCGTTGGATTCCCGAATCAGGCACTCTCGCAAGAACTGAAAACCAACTCGCTGAAAATGGAACTGCGGAGCATCCCGGCGGGTGAGTTCGACATGGGTTTCAATCACAGCGGTGGATTCGAGGAACTGATGACCGATTTCCCGCGTTCCATCACGCCCCGGGATATCGCCGGCGAGGAACGCCCAATCCATCGGGTACGGATCAGCAAAGCGTTTGAGATGGGAGCACACGAGGTTACGATTGGCCAGTTTCGCCAATTCTGCGAGGCGACGGGATATCGAACGACCGGCGAGACAAGCGGTGCAGGTAGTGTGGGCTTCGCACCTGTCGGAGTCGAGCAAGCAACACAGACCGGAAAACAACGCACTTTTTCCCAACGGCCTGAATTCACGTGGCGTTCGCCGGGCTTCGCGCAGAATGAATCGCATCCTGTGGTAGGGGTGAGCTGGGAAGACGCAAATGCGTTCTGTCGATGGCTCAGTAAAAAAGAGGGAACTACTTATCGGCTGCCGACTGAAGCAGAGTGGGAGTATGTGTGCCGAGCAGGGAACAGCAACTGGTTCAGCTTCGGAGATGCGTTCCGCGGTCGCATCCAGCAGCATGCCAACGTCGCAGACTTCACACTGGAACACAAACATCCCGGTCTGGTGATGCGACAATGGCTGGTGGATCCGCAAAAAGATCCGGGCGATGCGTTTGCTTTTACTGCACCCGTAGGCAGTTTTCAGGCCAACGCGTGGGGTGTTTACGATCTGCACGGCAATGTATGGGAATGGTGTCAGGATCGCTATCTCGCGAAACTCTACCAACGCCGCGCGGTAAAAACAGGAACCTCCATTGACCCGCTCAATTTAGAGTCTCAGGACGACCTGGATGACTGGCGCGTCATCCGCGGCGGCGCGTGGTCTACCGGACCGCTCCTCTGCCGCGCACAGGCCCGTGGGTTCTTTGGTTCTTCCAGTGCTGCCTGTTACATCGGCTTTCGCGTGGTCTGCGAACTCCCTCCCAGCAAACAACAGACTGGCAATTAA
- a CDS encoding sulfatase-like hydrolase/transferase, which translates to MRVFPVKHFFFLCLIFLAQPLSAAEHPNIVLVFIDDMGWGDFSCFGNTKAITPHIDSLAKEGIRFEQFYVNSPICSPSRVAISTGQYPHRHRITSYLASRKANNDRGIVDWLDPAAPMLARFLKQAGYTTAHCGKWHMGGQRDVDDAPAITTYGFDISLTNFEGMGAKLLPLTEVPLKNGGIKKGRIWQDATRLGEPVKWMLRSKITGGFADKAVAFIDQSQKNNRPFYINIWPDDVHTPLFPSVGNWADSQRGLYLSVLEEMDRQLARLFDRIQKDPALRKNTLILICSDNGPEKNAGSAGPFRGLKATLFEGGIRSPLIVWGPGFIAPSKEGTINKTSVFAAIDLVPSLLDLADVSTPKEVHFDGEDLAKTLIGKSHQSRSAPLFFRRPPDRKEFRHLKNLPDLAVREGKWKLLCDYDGKRPQLYDLDTDPGEAMNLAEQHPDLTGRLIKEVIAWNATMPADAGDPNFNKTHNTSEQ; encoded by the coding sequence ATGAGAGTCTTTCCAGTGAAGCATTTTTTCTTTCTCTGTCTGATCTTTCTGGCGCAGCCATTGTCGGCTGCCGAGCATCCTAACATCGTTCTGGTATTCATTGATGATATGGGCTGGGGCGACTTTTCCTGCTTCGGCAATACAAAAGCAATCACCCCGCACATTGACAGTCTCGCCAAAGAAGGTATCCGTTTCGAACAGTTTTATGTCAATTCGCCGATCTGCTCGCCCTCTCGCGTGGCGATCTCGACAGGGCAGTATCCGCACCGCCACCGGATTACCTCGTATCTTGCCAGCCGCAAAGCAAACAACGATCGAGGAATCGTAGACTGGCTCGATCCCGCGGCGCCGATGCTGGCCCGATTTCTGAAACAGGCCGGCTACACCACCGCGCATTGCGGGAAATGGCATATGGGAGGACAGCGGGATGTGGACGATGCCCCCGCCATTACAACGTACGGTTTTGATATTTCACTGACGAATTTCGAAGGCATGGGAGCGAAGCTGCTGCCGCTAACGGAAGTGCCGCTCAAAAACGGAGGGATCAAGAAAGGACGTATCTGGCAAGATGCCACCCGTCTGGGGGAACCGGTCAAGTGGATGCTGCGTTCCAAAATCACCGGTGGTTTTGCCGACAAAGCAGTGGCATTCATCGATCAGTCTCAAAAGAATAATCGGCCATTCTACATAAATATCTGGCCCGATGACGTACACACGCCCCTGTTTCCTTCCGTTGGGAACTGGGCCGACTCTCAGCGGGGGCTCTATCTGTCCGTTCTGGAAGAGATGGATCGGCAGCTGGCGCGGCTCTTTGATCGCATTCAGAAAGATCCCGCTCTGCGCAAGAACACATTAATCTTGATCTGCTCGGATAATGGCCCTGAAAAAAACGCAGGATCCGCGGGTCCCTTCCGGGGATTGAAGGCAACTCTGTTTGAAGGGGGCATCCGTTCGCCGCTGATTGTCTGGGGGCCCGGTTTCATCGCTCCGTCAAAGGAAGGCACGATTAACAAAACCTCTGTCTTCGCTGCCATTGATCTCGTTCCCTCTCTCTTGGATCTGGCCGATGTATCTACCCCCAAAGAAGTACACTTTGATGGGGAAGATCTCGCGAAAACACTCATTGGAAAGTCGCATCAGTCCCGATCAGCGCCGCTGTTTTTCAGGCGTCCTCCGGATCGGAAAGAGTTTCGCCATTTGAAAAACCTGCCCGATCTGGCAGTGAGGGAAGGGAAATGGAAGCTGCTGTGTGACTATGATGGGAAACGTCCTCAACTGTATGATCTCGATACCGATCCCGGAGAAGCGATGAACCTTGCAGAGCAACATCCCGATCTGACCGGGCGGCTGATCAAAGAGGTCATTGCGTGGAATGCCACGATGCCCGCTGACGCCGGCGATCCGAATTTCAACAAGACGCATAATACATCAGAACAATAA
- a CDS encoding arylsulfatase translates to MRTTTMIYSAVCLICAMFVAQLSSAAAAERPNIVLILADDLGYSDLGCYGGEIKTPHIDALAAGGVRFTQLYNSARCCPTRASLMTGLYPSQAGIGDFTTPKPNRKRGPGYLGRLNNRCATLAEVLKPAGYGCYYVGKWHMHPETGPIKRGFDEFYGYTKGHSHDQYDADYYIRLPQGRNKEIDPPTDQYYATDVFNQYALEFIRQGQKTDKPWFLFLGHSSPHFPVQAPAERADKYEALYRRGWDMLRAERYDRMQQLGLIDGKHWKLTPRSIVPVDRDDIANGFSGQPNPAWDSLDEARRHDLARRMAVFAAMVEGVDTGVGQIIKHLKKTKDLENTLILFLSDNGACYEWGPFGFDGVSRKGTTILRTGAELRKTGGRGTHQSYGSGWANLGNTPFRLYKHFTHEGGISSPFIAHWPQGIDKPNRWVRDPAHVMDLLPTLIEVAGATYPEKQNGNTLTPLEGTSLLPALRGEQLPERTIGFDHQAAHALRKGDWKIVWSKRMPTEIKWELYNLADDRCELHDLADQYPDRVRAMSAEWEDWARHVGVTWEENKTKGP, encoded by the coding sequence ATGCGCACCACAACCATGATTTATTCTGCAGTCTGCCTGATCTGTGCGATGTTCGTCGCACAGCTATCCTCTGCTGCTGCCGCCGAGCGTCCTAATATCGTTCTGATTCTGGCAGATGACCTGGGCTATTCGGATTTAGGTTGTTACGGCGGTGAGATCAAGACGCCTCACATCGACGCACTGGCGGCCGGTGGTGTTCGCTTTACCCAGCTCTACAACTCGGCACGCTGTTGCCCCACGCGTGCGTCGTTGATGACGGGCCTGTATCCTTCCCAGGCGGGTATTGGTGATTTCACCACGCCGAAACCCAACAGGAAACGCGGGCCGGGATATCTGGGTCGTTTGAACAATCGCTGTGCCACACTGGCTGAAGTCTTGAAACCTGCCGGCTATGGCTGCTACTACGTCGGTAAGTGGCACATGCATCCGGAGACAGGGCCCATCAAGCGGGGCTTTGATGAATTTTATGGTTATACGAAAGGCCATTCGCACGATCAATATGATGCGGACTATTACATTCGGCTGCCTCAGGGACGGAACAAAGAAATCGACCCGCCCACCGATCAATATTATGCCACTGATGTCTTCAATCAGTACGCATTGGAGTTCATTCGGCAAGGACAGAAAACGGACAAACCCTGGTTTCTGTTTCTCGGTCATTCGTCGCCTCACTTTCCCGTGCAGGCACCCGCGGAACGTGCTGACAAATACGAGGCCCTCTATCGACGTGGCTGGGACATGCTTCGCGCGGAACGCTATGACCGCATGCAGCAACTTGGCTTGATCGACGGCAAGCACTGGAAACTGACTCCCCGATCGATCGTGCCCGTTGATCGAGATGACATCGCCAACGGTTTTTCCGGCCAGCCGAACCCTGCCTGGGATTCATTAGACGAAGCACGCCGACACGATCTGGCTCGACGCATGGCCGTGTTTGCTGCGATGGTGGAAGGGGTTGATACCGGGGTCGGGCAGATCATCAAACATTTGAAAAAAACGAAAGACTTGGAAAATACGCTGATTCTCTTTCTGAGTGATAACGGTGCCTGTTATGAATGGGGGCCGTTCGGATTTGATGGTGTCTCGCGAAAAGGGACCACCATTCTGCGAACTGGGGCCGAGCTAAGAAAGACCGGGGGCCGGGGAACCCATCAGTCTTACGGCAGTGGCTGGGCCAATCTGGGAAATACTCCATTTCGGCTTTATAAGCATTTCACGCATGAAGGAGGCATCAGCAGTCCCTTCATCGCACACTGGCCCCAAGGAATTGACAAGCCGAACCGCTGGGTTCGAGATCCCGCTCACGTGATGGATCTGCTGCCTACACTGATTGAAGTTGCGGGTGCAACCTATCCGGAAAAGCAAAATGGGAACACGTTGACTCCCCTTGAAGGAACAAGTTTGCTGCCTGCGTTGCGTGGCGAACAACTTCCCGAGAGAACGATCGGATTTGATCATCAGGCCGCACATGCGTTAAGAAAAGGGGACTGGAAAATTGTCTGGTCAAAACGAATGCCCACGGAAATCAAATGGGAACTTTATAACCTGGCCGATGACCGCTGCGAACTGCACGACCTCGCAGACCAATATCCTGATCGCGTACGAGCAATGTCAGCCGAGTGGGAAGACTGGGCACGGCACGTCGGCGTGACCTGGGAAGAAAACAAGACAAAGGGGCCTTAG